GTCagttattcgctactctgactTTCATGCTCTATGTGACTGtcagagatatttgaaaataaagaaCAATATACAATAGTTGCTAAGTGAAGTGTCACGTGGAATCATCAGCACTAactaaaaaagaaatatttttagtaGAAATTTCCTAGCATATGTCTGCAAGGATTACAACCCATTTTTTGACGATATTCAGCTCCTACTCactggaaaagaaagaaacaaaagagatAGCAATTTATGCATAAAAAACACTACATGCCAACGCTTCATTTTAAAACGTAGGAAAACGATTTCTAACATACATAAAATATAACATGCTTCACGTACATTGTAAAGGTAGGTGTTAATGCCCTTTTCACTTCGTCTGAAGGGAAAGTTTTGAGAGCATGACAGCGTTTTCGCTTGTATTGCACTAATAACAATTTGCTGTTCCTTAAACACTGAACTCATTTCTATCCCTTGGTAAATTAGCAAATGTACTCTGTGagaatttttctcttgttttggcCTAGCATAAGGCTTTATTGCTTCCATAGTGTCTCATTCAAGAGTTACCTCAGTCAATCGGCAAAACAGTGCTCACCCTTATACATCATGTGCATGTGACAATTCACTTACTGTCTATTTTActagttttctgtttttttttgtagtgtaCACGTATGTCCCATTACACTAGAGACATATACCACCAGGTTTTTCAGTGAAACTCTCGAACAGCAAACGCGAAGAAATCACATGATTAGGATCTGAAGTGACGTCTGCGGTTTATAACCGAAGTCATTTACGGCAAAGTTTTAAGCCCCATATTTACAATTATGTCACGTACGAAGACATGAATCACTTAGAGTAAGTTCTGTAGTGTCGTAGCGTTAGCTATCGTTGGAATGTCGTTACTGTTGTCGATGATTACTAGGTGTGGCGCGGTTCTACGGGAGTGTTGTATTGTTGTTAAGGTATAAAAGCTAGGGCAATTTATTAAAGTGGGCTGTGTAATGTAACCGTGTGTGAGATGTAATAAATGTTTTTAAAAGTTTGCTGGCGGATTTGATATCAGGGTTCTacatttggcgacgaggatctTTCGAGTTTGCAGAGTTTCTTTCGAGTTCATCGGAGTTTTCTCTTCAAGCGGTGAAACAAGCGATGTAAGCGCTCCGGTTACTTAAGATGTTGCTTCTTTAGAAGCCTTTAATCCGAAGGGCGATCCACATGGTTTAAGCCAGCGATGGAAGCGATGGAAAAGAGCATTCAATTTGTACGTTTCTGGAAAAGGCGTGACCAATGATTTGCAAAAGCGTTGTCTTCTGTTACACGTAACTGGTATGGAAGTGCAGGAAGTTTATTTCATGCTAGTGGGCGAAGATACAATTGCTACTTTCCAAGACACCTTAAAAGTATTGGATGATTACTTTATCCAGAAAGCGAACGTCCCCTTCGAGAGGCATTTGTTTCGGCAGATCGCACAAGAGAATAGTGAAACCAGGGATCAATTTGTCTGTCGGCTTTGTCAGCGTTCAGTTAGCTGTGACTTCGGAGAACAAGAGGACGACCTTAAATGCTGTTCAAGTCATATGCGTCTTAAATTACTAGAAAAGGAGGGAACATTGACACTTGAAGATTTGTTGAGGATCGCGAGATCGCAAGAAGCTGTCGATCGTCAGATGAAAGTGATGGTATCAAATGCGGGTGCCAACCAGGTTAATGTGGTTGGTGGGAATAAGCGTTCAGCTAGAAGCAGAGTATGTTATGCCTGTGGTCTAGATGGTCATTTTAGCGGAAACAAGTGGTGTCCTGCACATGGTCAAGCATGTCGAAGATGTGGCGGTATTGGGCATTTCAGAGTTCGGTGTCCTAAGGTTATGCAGCGAGGCAGTGGAGAATTGAGAGGAACCACCAGTAGCGGTCGAAATGGTCCTAGTCGAGGCAAGGGCGTGGCTAGGGGAGACAAAGCAGGGGCGAGGAGTCGATTTCAAAGTAAACCTGTTAAGCCAAGAGAAGCAAATCGGGTGCTTTGTCAAAGTGTTCGTCAACAACCCAGCAGTCCTGTCCAACAAAGTCCAGAGTATGCATTCTCGGTAGAACGGCCTGGTGATCTAGCGGTTGAAAAGAGTGGTTCAGTATCCTTGGTCGTTGGTGGAGTGCATTTGGGAGAGGTCCTTATTGATTCTGGCGCTACTTGCAATGTGTTGAGTGAACCGACCTGGAATTTTCTTAAACAAAGAGGAATCAGGTGCGAGTCCCGTAAATCAGCTACAACCCTGTACGCTTACGGTGGTAAAGAACCTTTACCCACCCTTGGGACCTTTACAGCAGATGTTATGCTAGCTGGTGATGAAACTGGGTGCCGGGCCGATTTCGTGGTTGTTAAGGGCGACAGTCGCACGCTTCTTGGTCGTGGAACGGCGATGGTCCTTGACATTTTGCGCGTTGGTCCTGCTGAAGCAAATAGTGTCAGCAGAGGGCTAGATGGTGATATTCGCAGGAGATACAGTGCTTTGTTCAACGGTGTTGGGCTGTTAAAAGGGTACGAGTTGAAACTGCACATCGAAGATTCAGTGAAGCCAGTAGCTCAGCATGTGCGAAGGATTCCGTTAGGGTTGCGGGAAAAGGTGGAAAAGAAACTTGACGAACTGCTGGAGCTCGACATTATTGAAGGGGTACCAGAGGGACCATCAGGATGGATATCTCCTCTCGTTGTTGTACCTAAGAGTGATGGAGATGTCCGAGTCTGCGTGGATAATGCGTCGTGACAATGAAGCAATCATTCGAGAACGCCACCCGATTCCAACAGTGGAGGAGCTTTTACAAGACCTAAATGGCAGTACGATTGACCTCAAGTGGGGTTTTCATCAGATTTTGCTCAGCCAGGAAAGTGTTGCAAACATTGCGGACGATCTTGTTGTTCATGGTAAGGGCGTAGAAGAGCATGGTAGGCGTTTGTTCGTGGTGCTTGACAGATTAAGTGAAGCTGGACTGACTGTGAATGGAGACAAGTGCGAGTTTAGGCTGAGAAACCTCAAGTTTTTCGGTCATGAGCTGTCAAGCTATGGTGTTAGTCAGAGTGAAGAGAAAATAGCCGCTATCAGAGATGCAAGACCTCCGAAAGACGCGAGCGAAGCTCGATCATTTATGGGACTGGTTCAGTATTCCGCAAAGTTCATGCCCGACTTAGCATCCACAGCAAGACCTATTCAAGATTTGACCAGAAAAGGAGTTCCGTTTGTATGGGGTGCAGAACAGCAGAAAGCGTTTCAAGAACTGAAGCGTTTGATCACCCAGGCAGAAACTCTGGCTTACTATCAAGTTGGCTGCAGAACCAGGATTGTCGCTGATGCTTCGCCAGTTGGCCTAGGAGCAATCCTTACCCAACAGCAGGGAGGTGTGTGGAGAGTAATTTCGTATGTGTCAAGGAGCCTGACTGACGTAGAGAGGCGCTATAGTCAGACAGAGAAAGAGGCTCTAGCCTTAGTCAGGGCGTGCGAAAGGTTCAGCATGTATGTGTCAGGTCAGAGTTTCGAGTTGGAGACAGATCACAAGCCGCTGGAGCACATCTACTCGCGTACATCAAAACCTTGTGCGCGAATTGAGAGATGGGTGTTACGTTTACAGGGCTATCGGCCGGGAAAGACAAACGTCGCAGATGCCTTGTCGAGACTAAACTCTGTGAAACAACCAGATGCTGGTCAGAAATACGACTCTGTGCGAGCAATCGTCGAGAATTGCCTACCCGTAGCCTTATCGGCAAGAGAGATTGAAGAGGCTTCCTATAATGATGCAGAACTGAGCCAAGTCAAGGGTTGCGTGAGAACTGGAAACTGGGAACGATGTACATTTCCTTCATATGCTCATATCAAGGACGAACTGTGTATTTATGGCGAAATTTTGCTTCGGGATCTAGAATTGTAGTTCCGAAGACCTTACGGGACAAGGTTGTGAGGCTGGCACACGAGGGGCATCAGGGCATTGTGAAAACCAAATATTGACTTCCCAGTAAAGTCTGGTGGCCTGGCATGGATAAAGACGTTGAGCAGTTATGCAAGGTCTGTCATGGCTGTCAGGTGACTTCTCGTTATGACCCACCAGAACCAACGCCCCGTGTCCTGCCATCAAGTGCTCCCTGGCAGGACTGCAGCGCGGATCTTCTTGGACCCCGGCCTAATGGAGAGAGCATTTTGGTACTTGTAGACTATTTCAGCAGATTCGTAGAAGTAGCCATTTTGAAATCTACCACGAGTGCCAAGATCATCGAGGCCATTTCCCCTGTGTTTGCCCGATTTGGTATACTGTATTCTTTACGAACAGACAACGGACCGCAATTTGTTTCAGGAGAATTTGAGGCATTTCTTTATATGTATGGTGTTGAAAATCGTACGACTACGCCGTTATTGCCGGTCGCTAACGGAGAAGTTGAACGCCAAAACCGTTCCTTGCTTAAATGTTTACAGACTGCACATCTAGAGAAGAAAAATTGGCGTTCAGAACTAATTTCGTGGTTGACTGCATACAGATCTACCCCACAAGTCACCACAGGTGCTACACCATTTTCTCTGATGTTTGGGCGAGAAGTGCGATCTAAACTGCCGGAACTGAGAAGAGAGACCGTTGACGTTTCGAGAGAAGCAACGCGTGACACAGACTGGTCCAACAAATTGAAAGGAAAGGACTATGCAGACGAGCAGAGAAGAGCTGTGCCCAGAGCTACTTAAAgctgagaaaacaaacaagttgtcaagtaatttttttcctaGTCCGTTTAAGGTTGTGCAGAAAACAGGCAGCGAGGTTACACTGAGGAACGAGAATGGTGTAGAGCTTAAGCGAAATTCTGCCTTGGTCAAAAAGTACAATGAGCAAGAAAATGCTTCTATTGGTGCTGGTCCTTCAAATGCTCACCAAGGAGAAATCCAGGAATCTACTCAGACAGAAACAGGGAAAGGAGGAGATGAG
This genomic window from Acropora muricata isolate sample 2 chromosome 2, ASM3666990v1, whole genome shotgun sequence contains:
- the LOC136909233 gene encoding uncharacterized protein, translating into MEVQEVYFMLVGEDTIATFQDTLKVLDDYFIQKANVPFERHLFRQIAQENSETRDQFVCRLCQRSVSCDFGEQEDDLKCCSSHMRLKLLEKEGTLTLEDLLRIARSQEAVDRQMKVMVSNAGANQVNVVGGNKRSARSRVCYACGLDGHFSGNKWCPAHGQACRRCGGIGHFRVRCPKVMQRGSGELRGTTSSGRNGPSRGKGVARGDKAGARSRFQSKPVKPREANRVLCQSVRQQPSSPVQQSPEYAFSVERPGDLAVEKSGSVSLVVGGVHLGEVLIDSGATCNVLSEPTWNFLKQRGIRCESRKSATTLYAYGGKEPLPTLGTFTADVMLAGDETGCRADFVVVKGDSRTLLGRGTAMVLDILRVGPAEANSVSRGLDGDIRRRYSALFNGVGLLKGYELKLHIEDSVKPVAQHVRRIPLGLREKVEKKLDELLELDIIEGVPEGPSGWISPLVVVPKMEELLQDLNGSTIDLKWGFHQILLSQESVANIADDLVVHGKGVEEHGRRLFVVLDRLSEAGLTVNGDKCEFRLRNLKFFGHELSSYGVSQSEEKIAAIRDARPPKDASEARSFMGLVQYSAKFMPDLASTARPIQDLTRKGVPFVWGAEQQKAFQELKRLITQAETLAYYQVGCRTRIVADASPVGLGAILTQQQGGVWRVISYVSRSLTDVERRYSQTEKEALALVRACERFSMYVSGQSFELETDHKPLEHIYSRTSKPCARIERWVLRLQGYRPGKTNVADALSRLNSVKQPDAGQKYDSVRAIVENCLPVALSAREIEEASYNDAELSQVKGCVRTGNWERCTFPSYAHIKDELCIYGEILLRDLEL